The Kineosporiaceae bacterium genome includes a window with the following:
- a CDS encoding PPOX class F420-dependent oxidoreductase, producing MIDAAALDVLGESAYVRLTTFRKNGAAVPTPVWVVRDGDHLLVTTNATAGKVKRLGHTPRVSLVPCDVRGRVADGAPEHEATAIVIRDADQQRRLNQLLIAKYGIQARLLLIGSRIRRAESACVDISPGT from the coding sequence ATGATCGATGCTGCTGCCCTGGACGTGCTCGGCGAGTCCGCCTACGTCCGGCTGACCACCTTCCGCAAGAACGGCGCAGCGGTGCCGACGCCGGTGTGGGTGGTCCGGGACGGCGACCACCTCCTGGTCACCACCAACGCCACGGCGGGCAAGGTGAAGCGGCTCGGGCACACCCCGCGGGTCTCGCTGGTGCCGTGCGACGTCCGAGGCCGGGTGGCGGACGGCGCGCCCGAGCACGAGGCCACCGCGATCGTGATCCGGGACGCCGACCAGCAGCGCCGCCTGAACCAGTTGTTGATCGCCAAGTACGGCATCCAGGCCCGACTGTTGTTGATCGGCAGCCGGATCCGCCGCGCCGAGTCGGCCTGCGTGGACATCTCCCCCGGCACCTGA
- a CDS encoding alpha/beta fold hydrolase, whose translation MPADTLEIHGLTVHVEGSGPTLLLLHGWPDSAALWDATVAALRDGYRCVRFTLPGFDVDLPPRSMSVHQLTDLIAAVVDQVSPDQPVTLLLHDWGCLFGAAYARRYPERVARAVVTDVGDAGSPAHLHGLTLRQKALIGGYQLPLALLWLLGRRAPRPATALTRRIAGWLGCPTPAGRIGWQQNYPYAVQVLGSLGGRRGMARLDTVFDSVPVLFCYGRRKPFSFHSAHWLDVLEARRGCGVRGFDTGHWIMVDQPDAYHDAVRTWLDGVPA comes from the coding sequence ATGCCGGCCGACACTCTCGAGATCCACGGTCTGACGGTCCACGTCGAGGGCAGCGGCCCAACCCTCCTGCTGCTGCACGGCTGGCCCGACTCGGCGGCCCTGTGGGACGCCACCGTCGCGGCCCTGCGCGACGGGTACCGCTGCGTCCGGTTCACGCTGCCCGGCTTCGACGTCGACCTGCCCCCGCGGTCGATGTCGGTGCACCAGCTGACCGATCTCATCGCCGCCGTCGTCGACCAGGTGAGCCCGGACCAGCCGGTGACCTTGCTGCTGCACGACTGGGGGTGCCTGTTCGGCGCCGCCTACGCACGGCGATACCCCGAGCGGGTGGCTCGAGCGGTGGTGACCGACGTCGGCGATGCCGGCTCGCCGGCGCATCTGCACGGCCTCACCCTGCGGCAGAAGGCCCTGATCGGCGGCTACCAACTCCCTCTCGCCCTGCTCTGGCTGCTGGGACGCCGGGCGCCCCGCCCGGCCACCGCCCTCACCCGCCGGATCGCGGGGTGGTTGGGCTGCCCGACCCCCGCGGGCCGGATCGGCTGGCAGCAGAACTACCCCTACGCCGTCCAGGTGCTCGGCTCCTTGGGCGGGCGTCGCGGCATGGCCCGGCTCGACACCGTGTTCGACTCCGTGCCGGTGCTGTTCTGTTACGGACGGCGCAAGCCGTTCTCGTTCCACTCCGCGCACTGGCTGGACGTGCTCGAGGCCAGGCGCGGGTGCGGCGTCCGCGGTTTCGACACCGGGCACTGGATCATGGTCGATCAGCCCGACGCCTACCACGACGCCGTGCGCACCTGGCTGGACGGCGTCCCCGCCTGA
- the zwf gene encoding glucose-6-phosphate dehydrogenase, with protein sequence MSATSGSTAPTTVILFGATGDLSRRKLLPGLLHLFQSGLMRNVQIVGTSLEPHDRDSFVEFTQRAILDFSRHTGEQPAEWDDFAGRLHFAPGQDGAAGLRAVVEQAERAEQNLDPDRRANRLHYLSVPPKAALAVVHLLDEAKLAEGSRIIMEKPFGTDLASAQALNHELHQVFDEDQIFRIDHFLGKEAAQNILAFRFANGLFEPIWHRNHIDHVQIDVPEALGLEQRASFYEATGAYRDMVVTHLFQVLAFTAMEPPTALEPMAITEEKNKVFRSMLPIEPSDVVRGQYVGYRDIDGVATDSETETFIALKCYIDNWRWAGVPFYLRTGKKLAEGARIISIAFKEPPRTMFPPGSGVGDHGPDHLTFDLADTAKLSLSFYGKKPGPGMKLQKLSMQFAMQDTDWAGSVLEAYERLIYDAARGDRTLFTTADGIERLWELSSPLLENPPVVRPYSTGSWGPNQIHQLIAPFAWRLPFERTWRDPNAMGS encoded by the coding sequence ATGTCCGCCACCTCCGGGTCCACCGCGCCCACGACCGTCATCTTGTTCGGCGCGACCGGGGACCTCTCCCGGCGCAAACTGCTGCCCGGTCTGCTCCATCTGTTCCAGAGCGGCCTGATGCGCAACGTCCAGATCGTCGGGACGTCGCTGGAACCGCACGACCGGGACTCCTTCGTCGAGTTCACCCAGCGCGCCATCCTCGACTTCAGCCGCCATACCGGCGAGCAGCCCGCCGAGTGGGACGACTTCGCGGGCCGGCTGCACTTCGCCCCCGGGCAGGACGGCGCAGCCGGGCTGCGAGCCGTGGTCGAGCAGGCAGAGCGGGCCGAGCAGAACCTCGATCCCGACCGGCGAGCCAACCGGCTGCACTACCTCAGCGTGCCCCCGAAGGCCGCACTGGCCGTCGTCCACCTGCTCGACGAGGCGAAGCTGGCCGAGGGCAGCCGAATCATCATGGAGAAGCCGTTCGGCACCGACCTGGCCTCGGCGCAGGCACTGAACCACGAGTTGCACCAGGTGTTCGACGAGGACCAGATCTTCCGGATAGACCACTTCCTGGGCAAGGAGGCAGCCCAGAACATCCTGGCGTTCCGGTTCGCCAACGGGTTGTTCGAGCCCATCTGGCACCGCAACCACATCGATCACGTCCAGATCGACGTGCCCGAGGCGCTCGGTCTCGAGCAGCGCGCGTCGTTCTACGAGGCCACCGGCGCCTACCGCGACATGGTGGTCACCCATCTGTTCCAGGTGCTGGCGTTCACCGCGATGGAGCCGCCCACGGCGCTCGAGCCGATGGCGATCACCGAGGAGAAGAACAAGGTCTTCCGCTCGATGCTGCCGATCGAGCCGAGCGACGTGGTGCGGGGTCAGTATGTGGGCTATCGCGACATCGACGGTGTCGCAACGGATTCGGAGACCGAGACCTTCATCGCGCTGAAGTGCTACATCGACAACTGGCGTTGGGCCGGCGTCCCGTTCTATCTGCGCACCGGCAAGAAGCTCGCCGAGGGTGCCCGGATCATCTCGATCGCGTTCAAGGAGCCGCCGCGCACCATGTTCCCGCCCGGCTCCGGCGTGGGTGACCACGGGCCGGACCACCTGACCTTCGACCTGGCGGACACGGCCAAGTTGTCGTTGTCGTTCTACGGCAAGAAGCCCGGCCCGGGCATGAAGCTGCAGAAGCTGTCGATGCAGTTCGCCATGCAGGACACCGACTGGGCCGGCTCGGTGCTCGAGGCCTACGAGCGCCTGATCTACGACGCCGCCCGCGGCGACCGCACCCTGTTCACCACCGCCGACGGCATCGAGCGACTGTGGGAACTGTCCTCACCGCTGCTCGAGAACCCACCGGTGGTGCGGCCGTACAGCACGGGCAGTTGGGGGCCGAACCAGATCCACCAGCTGATCGCGCCGTTCGCCTGGCGGTTGCCGTTCGAGCGCACCTGGCGTGACCCGAACGCCATGGGGTCCTGA
- a CDS encoding carboxypeptidase regulatory-like domain-containing protein — MTRLVPLPARWLAGSVAGLLAVGLAGCSQDVVPSGATASSPRTVVSSSVSVSASVSSVALIGEVRDGRGAPLAGTLVSAAGQQATTAADGRFALTVEPSGTTMTLLARHAGYSTVAREVPVTAGARLDVPIRLFASQVTKRFAAAAGATITTRGAQVRIPPGTLTRADGSIYAGTVTADVSYFSPDTAEGVQAFPAPYRGMDGSERMIRSVGVIETTLTDPDGAPLLLREGAPATLRFPPSSVAREATTVPLWFYDEQAQVWQRDGSATRQGDGTLQGTVSHFTVWNADIVIDSPATLRGCFVDPQGKPVSMVFAGVRGIGWFGTMGLPGADGRFEAAVPSGVALELYSIASPVRFAPVPIRALARGEVRQLPCVVIEKPAATLTFALPLLTLPSVLSTAGAATTPGRPTPTRSAAASTGQGAFTGTYRGTYSGAESGTFLARVDSAGRVSGQTVSSTYPGVIGRVSGRIAGDGSLSLTARGTSGAAEFSGTISRTGTVTGSWRYVQGQLSGGGTFTGSGG; from the coding sequence GTGACGCGCCTCGTTCCGCTGCCGGCGCGCTGGCTCGCCGGCTCGGTTGCCGGTCTGCTCGCCGTGGGTCTGGCGGGCTGCAGCCAGGACGTCGTGCCGTCGGGTGCCACCGCGAGTTCGCCGCGGACTGTGGTGTCGTCGTCCGTCTCGGTGTCGGCCTCGGTGTCGTCGGTGGCGCTGATCGGTGAGGTGCGCGACGGACGGGGAGCGCCGCTCGCCGGCACCCTGGTCAGCGCCGCCGGGCAGCAGGCCACCACCGCGGCGGACGGTCGGTTCGCCCTGACCGTCGAGCCTTCGGGCACGACCATGACCCTGCTGGCTCGTCATGCCGGCTACTCCACCGTCGCGCGCGAGGTGCCGGTGACCGCAGGCGCCCGGCTCGACGTGCCGATCCGCCTGTTCGCCAGCCAGGTCACCAAACGGTTCGCCGCGGCAGCAGGCGCCACGATCACCACCCGAGGCGCGCAGGTGCGCATTCCCCCCGGCACCCTCACCCGCGCCGACGGGTCGATCTACGCCGGCACCGTGACGGCCGATGTCAGCTATTTCTCGCCCGACACGGCCGAAGGGGTGCAGGCGTTCCCCGCCCCCTACCGCGGCATGGACGGCTCCGAGCGGATGATCCGTTCGGTGGGCGTGATCGAGACGACGCTCACCGATCCGGACGGCGCGCCGTTGCTGTTGCGTGAGGGTGCCCCGGCCACGCTGCGCTTCCCACCGAGTTCGGTGGCGCGCGAGGCCACCACCGTGCCGTTGTGGTTCTACGACGAGCAGGCGCAGGTGTGGCAGCGCGACGGATCGGCCACCCGGCAGGGTGACGGGACCCTGCAGGGCACGGTCTCGCATTTCACGGTGTGGAACGCCGACATCGTCATCGACTCACCGGCCACCCTGCGGGGGTGCTTCGTCGACCCGCAGGGCAAACCGGTGTCGATGGTGTTCGCCGGGGTCCGGGGCATCGGCTGGTTCGGAACGATGGGGCTGCCCGGAGCGGACGGCCGTTTCGAGGCGGCGGTGCCCTCGGGCGTCGCGCTCGAGCTGTACTCGATCGCGAGCCCCGTGCGGTTCGCCCCGGTGCCGATTCGCGCGCTCGCTCGGGGCGAGGTGCGCCAACTGCCGTGCGTCGTGATCGAGAAACCGGCGGCCACGCTGACCTTCGCGCTGCCCCTGCTCACCCTGCCGTCGGTGCTGTCGACTGCGGGGGCCGCCACCACGCCGGGCCGCCCCACGCCGACCCGATCCGCGGCGGCGTCCACCGGGCAGGGCGCCTTCACCGGCACCTATCGCGGCACCTATTCCGGGGCCGAGAGTGGAACGTTCCTCGCCCGAGTCGACTCCGCAGGGCGGGTGAGCGGGCAGACCGTGTCGAGCACCTACCCCGGTGTGATCGGTCGCGTCTCGGGCCGGATCGCCGGCGACGGTTCGCTGAGCCTCACCGCGCGGGGCACCTCGGGAGCGGCGGAGTTCAGCGGCACGATCTCGCGCACCGGCACGGTGACCGGTAGCTGGCGGTACGTGCAGGGCCAGCTGTCCGGGGGCGGCACCTTCACCGGCAGCGGCGGTTGA
- a CDS encoding rhomboid family intramembrane serine protease, whose amino-acid sequence MPPAGGVPVCPRHPDRESYIRCQRCDRPVCTECQRSAPVGFQCVDCVAAQAKTVRTARTTFGGSVQRNGLSATTAIMGLCGVAYALQWVGAFDITRQFMFVPAFALREPWTFLTSAFLHSPNFLLHIVFNMYALWLGGPYLESLVGRARFVALYLLSAVGGSVGLFLLATPGVTSQSWWTGAVGASGAVFGLWGAIMIFNRKLGRDNGGMIALLLINTVIGFYPGLSIAWQAHLGGLVTGALAGVVLAYAPRERRTLLQPFGLAALVVLLGVLVMLKAATVPDGLI is encoded by the coding sequence ATGCCCCCGGCAGGCGGTGTTCCGGTGTGCCCGAGGCACCCGGATCGCGAGTCCTACATCCGCTGCCAGCGCTGCGACCGACCGGTGTGCACCGAGTGTCAGCGCTCGGCGCCGGTGGGGTTCCAGTGCGTCGACTGTGTGGCCGCGCAGGCCAAGACGGTGCGCACGGCGCGGACGACGTTCGGCGGCTCGGTACAGCGCAACGGACTCAGCGCCACCACGGCGATCATGGGGTTGTGCGGTGTCGCCTATGCGCTGCAGTGGGTGGGCGCGTTCGACATCACCCGGCAGTTCATGTTCGTTCCGGCCTTCGCCCTGCGCGAACCGTGGACCTTCCTGACCTCGGCGTTCCTGCACTCGCCGAACTTCCTGCTGCACATCGTGTTCAACATGTACGCGCTCTGGCTCGGCGGGCCCTATCTCGAGAGCCTCGTCGGCCGCGCGCGCTTCGTGGCGCTCTACCTGCTGAGCGCCGTCGGCGGATCGGTCGGGCTGTTCCTGTTGGCCACCCCGGGCGTCACCTCGCAGAGCTGGTGGACCGGTGCCGTCGGCGCCTCCGGGGCGGTCTTCGGCCTCTGGGGCGCGATCATGATCTTCAACCGCAAGCTCGGCCGTGACAACGGCGGCATGATCGCCCTGCTGCTGATCAACACCGTGATCGGGTTCTACCCCGGGCTGTCCATCGCCTGGCAGGCCCACCTGGGTGGACTGGTCACCGGGGCGCTCGCCGGCGTCGTCCTGGCGTATGCCCCCCGCGAGCGGCGCACACTCCTGCAGCCGTTCGGGCTGGCGGCGCTCGTCGTCCTGCTGGGCGTCCTGGTGATGCTCAAGGCCGCCACCGTGCCCGACGGACTGATCTGA
- a CDS encoding peptidylprolyl isomerase, whose translation MKATLHTNRGDIRLQLFGNHAPKTVANFVELAEGTRSWKDPRTGQPGTGRYFDGLGFHRVIAGFMIQGGCPLGTGTGGPGYDFDDEIHPELNFAQPYVLAMANAGKRMGKGTNGSQFFITVGPTPHLQGKHTVFGVVADAASRAVVDAIAGTAVDRSDRPVDPVVMTSVTIDRE comes from the coding sequence CTGAAGGCCACGCTGCACACCAACCGCGGCGACATTCGGCTTCAGCTGTTCGGCAACCACGCCCCCAAGACGGTGGCCAACTTCGTCGAGCTCGCCGAGGGCACCCGCTCGTGGAAGGACCCCCGGACCGGGCAGCCCGGCACCGGCCGCTACTTCGACGGCCTCGGCTTCCACCGCGTCATCGCCGGCTTCATGATCCAGGGCGGCTGCCCGCTCGGCACCGGTACCGGCGGCCCGGGCTACGACTTCGACGACGAGATCCACCCCGAGCTGAACTTCGCCCAGCCCTACGTGCTGGCGATGGCGAATGCCGGCAAGCGGATGGGCAAGGGCACCAACGGTTCGCAGTTCTTCATCACCGTCGGCCCGACCCCGCACCTGCAGGGCAAGCACACCGTCTTCGGAGTGGTCGCCGACGCGGCCAGCCGCGCGGTCGTCGACGCGATCGCCGGCACCGCCGTCGACCGCAGCGACCGGCCCGTCGACCCGGTCGTGATGACCAGCGTGACCATCGACCGCGAGTGA
- a CDS encoding CpaF family protein, translating into MSQTRAQQPEGQAASAVDLGALPLFAAGAIDTPPSTASPSTPSTPPSTPPPPLPTVASSAPAPQDWALDWTLVNTLRVKASDRLTTAMHERAIALDAVGQRELGRTIIVELLEDQARSALTTGGMPFDVPAQRALARAVYDALFGLGRLQPLVDDDRVENIEVNGYDRVTLHFADGSRAPGPPVADSDEELLDFLAFIASRSSGNARPFSPSRPSLHLTLDGGARLAATAWITPRPVVVIRRHRLRRVTLDDLVDRDMLTPLMASFLAAAIRTRRSVVVSGSQGAGKTTMIRALAEELPPWERIGTFETEYELFLHELPDRASTVTAWEARPGSGERGPDGRQAGEITLDDCLYDSFRFNLDRQIVGEVRGREVLAMFKAMQSGAGSMSTTHAASAVGAIRKLVTCALEAGPQVTVDYAERVVAEHIDLIVHLALEVRTDALGQPIRRRYVDEIVAVQPGEDGPAHTHVFRRGVPGVLPDEYRALADHGFDLAGYAQAAAARLR; encoded by the coding sequence ATGAGCCAGACCCGGGCGCAGCAGCCCGAGGGGCAGGCCGCATCGGCCGTCGACCTGGGCGCGCTGCCGTTGTTCGCGGCTGGGGCCATCGATACGCCACCCTCGACAGCGTCACCCTCGACACCGTCGACACCACCGTCGACACCGCCACCACCGCTGCCCACCGTGGCGTCGTCCGCACCGGCGCCGCAGGACTGGGCATTGGACTGGACCCTGGTGAACACGTTGCGGGTCAAGGCCTCCGACCGGTTGACCACGGCGATGCACGAGCGCGCCATCGCCCTGGACGCCGTCGGGCAGCGCGAGCTGGGCCGCACCATCATCGTCGAGTTGCTCGAGGATCAGGCCCGCTCGGCGCTGACCACGGGCGGCATGCCGTTCGACGTGCCGGCGCAACGGGCGCTGGCCCGCGCGGTCTACGACGCGTTGTTCGGCCTGGGCCGGTTGCAGCCGTTGGTGGACGACGACCGGGTCGAGAACATCGAGGTCAACGGATATGACCGGGTCACGCTGCACTTCGCCGACGGCAGCCGGGCTCCGGGGCCGCCGGTGGCCGACTCCGACGAGGAACTGCTCGACTTCCTGGCGTTCATCGCCTCGCGCAGTAGCGGGAACGCCCGCCCGTTCAGTCCGTCCCGGCCCAGCCTTCACCTGACCCTGGACGGCGGTGCGCGCCTGGCCGCGACGGCCTGGATCACCCCGCGCCCCGTCGTGGTGATCCGGCGGCACCGGCTGCGCCGGGTGACCCTCGACGATCTGGTCGATCGCGACATGCTGACGCCCCTGATGGCCTCGTTCCTGGCCGCGGCCATCAGGACCCGGCGGTCGGTGGTGGTCTCGGGCTCGCAGGGCGCCGGCAAGACCACGATGATCCGGGCACTCGCCGAGGAGCTGCCGCCCTGGGAGCGGATCGGCACGTTCGAGACCGAGTACGAGCTGTTCCTGCACGAGCTGCCCGACCGCGCCAGCACGGTGACCGCCTGGGAGGCGCGGCCCGGCTCGGGTGAGCGCGGCCCGGACGGTCGCCAGGCGGGTGAGATCACGCTCGACGACTGTCTGTACGACTCGTTCCGGTTCAATCTCGACCGGCAGATCGTCGGTGAGGTGCGTGGCCGCGAGGTGCTGGCCATGTTCAAGGCCATGCAGTCCGGTGCCGGGTCGATGTCGACCACCCATGCCGCCAGCGCGGTCGGGGCGATTCGCAAGCTGGTGACGTGTGCGCTGGAGGCCGGCCCGCAGGTGACCGTCGACTACGCCGAGCGGGTGGTGGCCGAGCACATCGACCTCATCGTGCACCTGGCGCTCGAGGTGCGCACCGATGCCCTGGGGCAACCGATACGGCGCCGCTACGTCGATGAGATCGTCGCGGTGCAGCCCGGTGAGGATGGCCCGGCCCACACCCATGTGTTCCGGCGCGGCGTGCCCGGGGTGCTGCCGGATGAGTACCGCGCCCTGGCCGACCACGGCTTCGACCTGGCCGGGTACGCCCAGGCGGCAGCGGCCAGGCTGCGCTAG
- a CDS encoding DUF222 domain-containing protein: MEPEQTPTPDGDPAAGNGDLPGTPDGDADAVGGGASPITALLDEVSAQVRSLHTAPTLTLSDVELRDALIAVHRLANQVEAATVHLVRSLDDRPEAMPTCVPGKVAATFLVHALRVDPGTAARDVAAARALDPDGAGVGVDAGDADAAGLGGAGVSGLPEVGAALAAGDISRRHVDHAVGCLARIDRDVLAHVDPDGISGIRRVDEFLAEQARQHAPHVFRRLCTQLEEALNPDQGFDPTAHEKRFLHLGTDANGMLIGRFALSPADGLLVRNVIHALSKPTTAGTTTDAEADTEAGGDGQVQVELPLRDPRTAAQRRADALTQLARLALHRGTDPDADPDTSTDHGNDHGDGTVSGDSDGDSDSTVSRDGDGRVSGDGSGSDEDGRDGGRGRGEDGGGSASAAKPMTPQATAPATRPAPTRRTPTPPPSTGVHISLIATLDQLTAALTPQPTPGAGLGSDLGPGGGPLPRHVLAQMLCQSLISPTLLDSSGAVLAQGRAQRLATPAQRRAVFARDRGCIIPGCTAPPDWCDVHHVVPWAQGGLTDVDKMALVCDRDHTGVHAGIWTITMINGVPWVIPPVWIDPLQRPQRNTLHDDEHAAHRLARHLAQQLELDLRDDPP, from the coding sequence ATGGAACCGGAGCAGACACCCACCCCGGACGGCGACCCCGCCGCCGGGAACGGAGACCTGCCCGGCACCCCGGATGGCGACGCCGACGCGGTCGGTGGTGGTGCCTCGCCGATCACGGCGCTCCTGGACGAGGTCTCGGCGCAGGTCCGCTCGTTGCATACCGCGCCCACCCTGACCCTGTCGGATGTCGAGCTGCGCGACGCGCTCATCGCGGTGCACCGGTTGGCGAACCAGGTCGAGGCCGCCACCGTGCACTTGGTGCGGTCGTTGGATGATCGGCCCGAGGCGATGCCGACCTGCGTGCCCGGCAAGGTCGCCGCGACGTTCCTGGTGCACGCGCTCCGGGTCGATCCGGGTACCGCGGCCCGCGACGTCGCCGCGGCTCGTGCTCTGGACCCGGACGGCGCCGGGGTCGGCGTCGATGCCGGTGATGCGGATGCGGCCGGTCTGGGTGGTGCTGGGGTATCGGGGTTGCCGGAGGTCGGGGCGGCGTTGGCTGCCGGGGACATCTCCCGACGTCATGTCGATCATGCGGTCGGGTGTCTGGCCCGCATCGACCGGGACGTGCTGGCGCACGTGGACCCGGACGGGATCTCCGGGATCCGACGGGTGGATGAGTTCCTGGCCGAACAGGCCCGCCAGCATGCCCCGCACGTGTTCCGGCGGCTGTGCACCCAACTCGAAGAAGCGTTGAACCCCGATCAGGGCTTCGACCCGACGGCTCACGAGAAGCGGTTCCTGCACCTGGGCACCGACGCCAACGGGATGCTCATCGGCCGGTTCGCGTTGTCCCCCGCGGACGGATTGCTCGTCCGGAACGTGATCCATGCGTTGAGCAAGCCCACCACGGCCGGCACGACCACCGACGCCGAGGCGGACACCGAGGCGGGTGGGGACGGGCAGGTGCAGGTCGAACTGCCGTTACGTGACCCCAGGACCGCGGCGCAACGCCGCGCGGACGCCTTGACGCAGCTGGCTCGCCTGGCCCTGCACCGCGGCACCGACCCCGACGCAGATCCCGACACCAGCACCGACCACGGCAACGACCACGGCGACGGCACGGTCAGCGGCGACAGCGACGGCGACAGCGACAGCACGGTCAGCCGCGACGGCGACGGCAGAGTCAGCGGTGACGGCAGTGGCAGTGACGAAGATGGCAGGGACGGTGGCCGTGGCCGTGGCGAGGATGGCGGCGGCTCAGCGTCGGCTGCCAAGCCGATGACACCCCAGGCCACCGCGCCCGCCACCCGTCCCGCACCCACCCGGCGCACGCCCACCCCACCACCGTCCACGGGCGTGCACATCTCGTTGATCGCCACCCTCGACCAACTCACCGCCGCCCTCACCCCGCAACCCACCCCTGGGGCCGGGTTGGGCAGCGACCTCGGACCCGGTGGCGGACCCCTACCCCGCCATGTCCTGGCCCAGATGCTCTGCCAGAGCCTGATCTCCCCGACCCTGCTCGACAGCAGCGGAGCCGTCCTGGCTCAAGGCCGAGCCCAACGCCTGGCCACCCCCGCCCAACGCCGCGCCGTGTTCGCCCGAGACCGCGGCTGCATCATCCCCGGCTGCACCGCGCCACCGGACTGGTGCGACGTCCACCACGTCGTGCCCTGGGCTCAGGGCGGCCTCACCGACGTCGACAAGATGGCCCTGGTCTGCGACCGCGACCACACCGGCGTCCACGCCGGGATCTGGACCATCACCATGATCAACGGCGTGCCCTGGGTCATCCCACCGGTCTGGATCGACCCACTCCAACGACCACAACGCAACACCCTGCACGACGACGAACACGCCGCCCACCGGCTCGCCCGACACCTGGCCCAGCAACTCGAACTCGATCTGAGGGACGACCCGCCATGA
- a CDS encoding acetyl-CoA carboxyl transferase translates to MNGTDGVRSHNDTRHDTGNDPRSAENGKGTGRLGARAVIDRVIDPGSWAGWDGAPLPVAAPGSVYAAELDRAARRAGTDEAIVTGQARIRGRRVAIIAGEFAFLAGSIGATAAERIVRAFERARIEGLPLLAAPSSGGTRMQEGTPAFVAMVKISAAVAAFKADGLPYLVYLRHPTTGGVFASWGSLGHVTVAEPGALVGFLGPRVYEALYGQPFPPGVQTAENLHARGLIDAVLPVEQLADIAARTLNLLMAPREERPPVFTLPREPLPTVSAWESIQRSRRPERPSVRALLKLGATDVVPLHGTNQGEYDPALMLALARFGGAACVVLGQNRRGQSVERPLSPSGLRAARRGMRLAAELKLPLVSVIDTAGAALSREAEEGGLAGEIARCLSELVTLNAPTVCVLLGEGTGGGALALMPADKVICAQHSWLSPLPPEGAAAILYRDPLRAAELAAVQGVRSIDLLAAGIVDRVVAEYPDAADEPAEFCARMSHVLAYELGKLLGMDPSRRLRDRLARYRTLDVGISNVVAPGGQSTRAATASISTSWSG, encoded by the coding sequence ATGAACGGCACCGACGGCGTCCGCAGCCACAACGACACTCGTCACGACACCGGCAACGACCCTCGCAGCGCCGAGAACGGCAAGGGCACCGGACGCCTGGGCGCGCGGGCCGTCATCGACCGGGTGATCGATCCCGGGAGCTGGGCCGGCTGGGACGGCGCCCCACTGCCGGTGGCCGCACCGGGCAGCGTGTATGCCGCCGAGCTCGATCGCGCCGCCCGGCGGGCCGGCACGGACGAGGCGATCGTCACCGGCCAGGCCCGCATTCGAGGACGCCGCGTGGCGATCATCGCGGGCGAGTTCGCCTTCCTGGCCGGGTCGATCGGCGCCACCGCGGCAGAGCGGATCGTGCGAGCCTTCGAACGCGCCCGGATCGAGGGGTTACCGCTGCTCGCCGCGCCGTCGTCCGGGGGTACGCGGATGCAGGAGGGCACCCCGGCGTTCGTCGCGATGGTCAAGATCTCGGCCGCGGTGGCGGCGTTCAAGGCTGACGGGCTGCCCTATCTGGTCTACCTGCGCCACCCCACCACCGGCGGCGTGTTCGCCTCGTGGGGCTCGCTTGGGCATGTCACCGTCGCCGAGCCCGGGGCGCTGGTGGGCTTTCTGGGGCCACGGGTCTACGAGGCGTTGTACGGCCAGCCGTTCCCGCCGGGGGTGCAGACCGCCGAGAACCTGCACGCCCGCGGGTTGATCGATGCCGTGCTGCCGGTCGAGCAGCTGGCCGACATCGCCGCTCGCACGCTGAACCTGCTGATGGCCCCCCGCGAGGAGCGGCCGCCGGTGTTCACATTGCCACGCGAACCGCTGCCCACGGTGTCGGCGTGGGAGTCGATCCAGCGCTCGCGACGTCCCGAACGGCCGAGCGTGCGCGCACTGTTGAAGCTGGGCGCTACCGACGTGGTGCCGCTGCACGGCACCAACCAGGGTGAGTACGACCCGGCACTGATGTTGGCGCTGGCCCGGTTCGGTGGCGCGGCGTGCGTCGTCCTGGGTCAGAACCGGCGCGGGCAGAGCGTGGAGCGGCCGCTGTCGCCGTCCGGATTGCGTGCCGCGCGGCGGGGCATGCGGCTGGCTGCCGAGCTGAAGCTGCCGCTGGTGAGCGTGATCGACACGGCGGGGGCGGCGCTGTCGCGCGAGGCCGAGGAGGGGGGTCTGGCCGGCGAGATCGCCCGGTGCCTGTCGGAGTTGGTGACGCTGAACGCACCGACGGTGTGCGTGCTGCTCGGCGAGGGCACCGGCGGTGGGGCACTGGCGTTGATGCCGGCCGACAAGGTGATCTGTGCCCAGCACTCGTGGCTGTCGCCGCTGCCCCCCGAGGGAGCCGCCGCCATCTTGTACCGAGATCCCTTGCGCGCAGCGGAACTCGCTGCGGTCCAGGGGGTCCGGTCCATCGATCTACTCGCTGCGGGGATCGTCGACCGGGTGGTGGCCGAGTATCCGGACGCCGCGGACGAGCCGGCCGAGTTCTGCGCGCGGATGTCCCACGTGCTGGCCTACGAGTTGGGCAAGCTGCTGGGCATGGACCCCTCCCGCCGACTGCGCGATCGATTGGCGCGCTATCGCACGTTGGACGTGGGGATCTCGAACGTCGTGGCCCCGGGAGGTCAGTCCACGAGGGCTGCGACGGCCTCGATCTCCACGAGCTGGTCGGGATAG